The candidate division TA06 bacterium genome contains a region encoding:
- the rnc gene encoding ribonuclease III, with product MLKKIFFRPGQKALLPERQQALGKIRERLGWKIKNRQYFLQALKHRSVAGRHIDSNERLELLGDSVLGLLVCEYLYITRPKDDEGQLTEVRSLVVSKKILAKLAKELGVGELLEMSREEVASGGRYKDSILCDAMESLIAAYYLDSGLKAVRIFLQKTLFWQITHLSSHEAYKNFKGLLQEYMQSRRDARSVRYNVKADAGPEHHRTFEVELKIARKRYGLARAGTKKEAEQLAAQQTLEKLKTEIG from the coding sequence TTGTTAAAAAAAATATTTTTCAGACCGGGACAGAAAGCGCTACTGCCGGAACGCCAGCAAGCCCTGGGCAAGATCAGGGAGCGGTTGGGATGGAAGATCAAGAACCGGCAGTACTTTTTGCAGGCCCTTAAACACCGGTCGGTCGCCGGGCGCCACATCGACTCCAACGAACGGCTGGAGCTGCTGGGCGATTCGGTGCTGGGGCTCTTGGTCTGCGAATATCTTTATATTACCAGGCCCAAGGACGACGAGGGCCAGCTGACCGAGGTCCGATCCTTAGTGGTCAGCAAGAAAATCCTGGCCAAGCTGGCCAAAGAGCTGGGAGTAGGCGAATTGCTGGAGATGTCGCGAGAGGAAGTGGCCTCCGGAGGACGGTACAAGGACTCCATACTCTGCGACGCTATGGAATCGCTGATCGCGGCGTATTATCTCGACTCCGGGCTTAAAGCGGTCAGGATATTCCTGCAAAAAACCCTATTCTGGCAGATCACCCACCTTTCCAGTCACGAGGCCTACAAGAATTTCAAGGGCCTGCTCCAGGAATACATGCAGTCCCGGCGGGATGCCCGCAGCGTCCGTTATAATGTGAAGGCGGACGCCGGCCCCGAGCATCACCGCACTTTTGAGGTGGAGTTGAAGATAGCCCGTAAACGCTACGGGCTGGCCCGGGCCGGCACCAAAAAGGAGGCCGAACAACTGGCGGCCCAGCAGACCCTGGAAAAACTCAAGACCGAAATCGGATAA
- a CDS encoding acyl-CoA dehydrogenase family protein, producing MNYYLTEEQMMIKDLCHKIGVEKIKPVREHYDETGEFPWDIIKLLAEADICGVYIPEAYGGLGGGVMEMAIATEELSRYCGGISLSFAATGLGTFPIILFGAEEQKKKYLPDIASGKKLAAFGLTEANAGSDAGGIQTTAVKDDDHFVLNGTKQWITNGGEAEVYTVVALTDKSKGSRGATAFIVEKGTPGFSFGKKENKMGIRASVTRELVFDNCRVHKSQILGKEGMGFLVAMGTLDRTRPGVAAQALGIAQGALDEAVKYSRERVQFGKPISAFQGVQFMLADMAMKLEAARSLVYATAKMIDSGEKKFAKESAMCKCFASDVAMEVTTNAVQVLGGYGYMKEYPVEKMMRDAKITQIYEGTNQIQRTVIASNLIKEAAGGKE from the coding sequence ATGAATTATTACCTGACCGAAGAACAGATGATGATCAAGGACCTCTGCCACAAGATAGGGGTGGAGAAGATCAAGCCCGTGCGCGAGCATTACGACGAAACCGGTGAGTTTCCCTGGGACATAATCAAGCTGCTGGCCGAAGCCGATATCTGCGGGGTCTATATCCCGGAAGCCTACGGGGGCCTGGGCGGCGGGGTGATGGAGATGGCGATCGCCACCGAAGAGCTGTCCCGCTATTGCGGCGGAATCTCCCTGTCCTTTGCCGCCACCGGGCTGGGAACCTTCCCCATCATCCTGTTCGGCGCCGAGGAACAGAAAAAGAAATATCTGCCCGACATCGCCAGCGGCAAGAAACTGGCGGCCTTTGGCCTGACCGAGGCCAACGCCGGGTCGGATGCCGGCGGGATCCAGACTACCGCAGTCAAAGACGACGACCATTTCGTTTTGAACGGCACCAAGCAGTGGATCACCAATGGCGGAGAGGCCGAGGTTTACACGGTAGTGGCCCTGACCGACAAATCCAAGGGCAGCCGCGGAGCCACCGCCTTCATAGTGGAAAAGGGGACGCCCGGTTTCAGTTTCGGCAAGAAGGAGAACAAGATGGGCATCCGGGCCTCGGTTACCCGCGAACTGGTGTTCGACAACTGTCGCGTCCACAAGAGCCAGATCCTGGGCAAGGAAGGCATGGGTTTCCTGGTAGCCATGGGAACCTTGGATCGGACCCGGCCCGGCGTGGCCGCCCAAGCCCTGGGGATCGCCCAGGGGGCTTTGGACGAAGCGGTGAAGTACTCCCGGGAACGGGTGCAGTTCGGCAAGCCGATCTCGGCCTTCCAGGGGGTACAGTTCATGCTGGCCGACATGGCCATGAAGCTGGAGGCCGCCCGGTCGCTGGTTTACGCCACGGCCAAGATGATCGACTCCGGCGAAAAGAAGTTCGCCAAGGAAAGCGCCATGTGCAAGTGTTTCGCCTCCGACGTGGCCATGGAAGTGACCACCAACGCGGTTCAGGTGCTGGGCGGCTACGGCTATATGAAGGAATACCCGGTGGAAAAGATGATGCGCGACGCCAAGATCACCCAGATCTACGAGGGCACCAACCAGATCCAGCGGACGGTGATCGCCTCCAACCTGATCAAGGAGGCGGCCGGGGGGAAGGAATAG